Proteins encoded by one window of Kineococcus rhizosphaerae:
- a CDS encoding zinc-binding dehydrogenase, whose product MRAVIVDPPGSLRLSELPDPVAGPGEVVVRVAAAGVNRADVAQRQGKYPPPPGAPGHPGLEVSGWISALGPDVQGWRVGEAVCALLAGGGYAEAVAVPVGQVLPVPQGVTVEDAAALPEVTATVWSNVFTLAGLRPGELLLVHGGSSGIGTMAIQLARQVGARVAVTAGSADKLRACEALGAQLAVDYREDDFVARVREFEPAGADVVLDVVGAPYLSRNLDVLATDGRLVVIATQGGTKAELDLGAMMRKRVSLHATTLRARPAEEKAAIVASVRDHVWPLVVDGGVRPVVHERFALADAARAHEVMEASSHVGKLVLLTGAQPPAP is encoded by the coding sequence GTGCGCGCGGTGATCGTCGACCCTCCTGGTTCCCTCCGGCTGTCAGAGCTGCCCGATCCGGTGGCCGGTCCCGGTGAGGTGGTGGTCCGGGTCGCGGCGGCGGGGGTGAACCGCGCCGACGTCGCGCAGCGGCAGGGGAAGTACCCGCCGCCGCCGGGGGCTCCGGGGCACCCGGGGCTGGAGGTGTCGGGGTGGATCTCGGCGCTGGGGCCGGACGTGCAGGGCTGGCGCGTCGGCGAGGCCGTCTGCGCGCTGCTCGCCGGGGGCGGGTACGCCGAGGCCGTCGCGGTGCCGGTGGGTCAGGTGCTGCCGGTCCCGCAGGGTGTGACGGTCGAGGACGCGGCGGCGCTGCCGGAGGTGACGGCCACGGTGTGGAGCAACGTCTTCACCCTGGCGGGGCTGCGCCCGGGCGAGCTGCTGCTCGTGCACGGAGGGTCGAGCGGGATCGGGACGATGGCGATCCAGCTGGCCCGGCAGGTGGGCGCGCGGGTGGCGGTGACGGCCGGCTCGGCCGACAAGCTGCGCGCGTGCGAGGCGCTGGGGGCCCAGCTCGCCGTCGACTACCGCGAGGACGACTTCGTCGCGCGGGTGCGGGAGTTCGAGCCGGCGGGCGCGGACGTCGTCCTCGACGTGGTGGGCGCGCCCTACCTGTCCCGGAACCTGGACGTGCTGGCCACGGACGGCCGCCTGGTGGTGATCGCCACCCAGGGCGGGACGAAGGCGGAGCTGGACCTGGGGGCGATGATGCGCAAGCGCGTCTCGCTGCACGCCACGACGCTGCGGGCCCGCCCGGCGGAGGAGAAGGCCGCGATCGTGGCGAGCGTGCGCGACCACGTGTGGCCGCTCGTCGTCGACGGCGGGGTGCGGCCCGTGGTCCACGAGCGGTTCGCCCTGGCCGACGCCGCCCGGGCCCACGAGGTGATGGAGGCCTCCTCGCACGTCGGCAAGCTGGTCCTGCTCACCGGCGCGCAGCCCCCCGCCCCCTGA